In Hypomesus transpacificus isolate Combined female chromosome 4, fHypTra1, whole genome shotgun sequence, the following are encoded in one genomic region:
- the fkbp9 gene encoding LOW QUALITY PROTEIN: peptidyl-prolyl cis-trans isomerase FKBP9 (The sequence of the model RefSeq protein was modified relative to this genomic sequence to represent the inferred CDS: deleted 2 bases in 1 codon) has translation MKMSRCVHTMIYLAVLVAFAACNAPPVPLDDIVIEKTFVPEQCVRAVKVGDFVRYHYNGMFPDGKKFDSSYDRGSTYNVFVGKKQLIEGMDKALVGMCVNERRLVKIPPKLAYGKEGHGDVVPPDSILHFDVLLLDVWNPEDGVQIKTYYSPAECSRKVEVSDYVRYHYNGTLLDGTLFDSSHTRLRTYDTYVGIGWLIAGMDQGLLGMCVGEKRIITMPPSLGYGENGDGSDIPGQASLVFDVVLLDLHNPKDSITITNKQLPDPCPRKSTEGDFVRYHYNGSLLDGTFFDSSYSRNRTYDTYVGRGYVIAGMDEGLIGVCIGERRTITIPPHLAYGEEGTGTKIPGSAVLVFDVHIIDFHNPSDTVEMNTTHKPEVCDLLTKKGDYVKYHYNASLLDGSHIDSTYNYGKTYNIVLGANQVVPGMEEGLKDMCVGERRHVVIPPHLGYGERGVDGEVPGSAVLVFDIELLEIEEGLPEGYMFIWNEDVSPDLFTEMDTDKDLQVVPSEFTDYILRQVNEGKGRLAPGFDPYRIIENMFSNQDRNGDGKITEDEFKLKADESANHDEL, from the exons ATGAAAATGAGCCGATGCGTGCACACAATGATATATCTAGCGGTTCTGGTGGCGTTCGCCGCCTGTAACGCTCCCCCGGTTCCGTTAGATGACATCGTCATTGAGAAAACTTTCGTGCCAGAACAGTGCGTACGGGCGGTTAAAGTCGGGGACTTTGTCAGGTATCACTACAATGGCATGTTCCCGGACGGCAAGAAATTTGACTCCAG TTATGACCGTGGCAGCACCTATAATGTCTTTGTGGGCAAGAAGCAGCTGATTGAAGGCATGGATAAAGCTCTAGTAGggatgtgtgtgaatgagagacgGTTGGTCAAGATCCCCCCGAAACTTGCCTATGGAAAGGAAGgtcatg gtGATGTTGTCCCTCCCGATTCCATCCTCCATTTTGACGTTCTACTGTTGGATGTGTGGAACCCTGAGGACGGGGTGCAGATCAAAACATACTACAGTCCAGCGGAATGTTCTAGAAAAGTAGAAGTGTCCGACTATGTACGCTACCACTACAACGGAACCCTCCTGGACGGAACGCTCTTCGACTCCAG CCACACCCGTCTGCGTACCTATGACACGTATGTTGGCATCGGCTGGCTGATTGCTGGCATGGACCAGGGGCTGCTGGgaatgtgtgtgggagagaagcGCATTATCACCATGCCCCCATCTCTAGGATACGGAGAA AATGGAGATG ggagTGACATCCCAGGGCAGGCGTCGTTGGTGTTTGACGTGGTTCTGTTGGACCTCCACAATCCCAAAGACAgcatcaccatcaccaacaaGCAGCTTCCTGATCCATGCCCCAGGAAGAGCACTGAAGGCGACTTTGTTCGCTACCACTACAATGGGTCACTGTTGGATGGAACGTTCTTtgactccag CTACTCCCGTAACCGCACGTATGACACATATGTGGGGCGGGGCTACGTGATAGCCGGCATGGACGAGGGCCTTATTGGTGTCTGTATTGGGGAGAGGCGTACCATCACTATCCCCCCACACCTTGCCTATGGAGAGGagggaacag gtaCAAAGATCCCAGGCTCGGCTGTGTTAGTGTTTGATGTTCACATCATAGATTTCCACAACCCGTCAGACACGGTGGAGATGAACACCACCCACAAGCCTGAGGTCTGTGACCTGCTCACTAAGAAAGGAGATTACGTCAAATACCACTACAACGCCTCACTACTAGACGGCTCACACATCGACTCtac GTACAACTACGGGAAGACGTACAACATAGTTCTCGGGGCTAACCAAGTGGTTcctgggatggaggagggactAAAGGAcatgtgtgtaggagagagaagGCACGTGGTCATCCCTCCTCACCTGGgctatggagagaggggagtgg atggAGAGGTTCCAGGAAGTGCAGTTCTGGTGTTTGACATTGAGCTGCTTGAGATTGAGGAGGGACTTCCTGAGGGTTACATGTTCATCTGGAATGAGGACGTGTCACCTGACCTCTTCACTGAGATGGACACAGACAAGGACCTCCAAGTGGTACCCTCAGAG tTCACAGATTACATCCTGCGTCAAGTAAACGAGGGCAAAGGTCGTCTAGCCCCAGGTTTCGACCCTTACCGCATTATTGAAAACATGTTCTCCAACCAAGACCGCAACGGAGATGGGAAGATCACAGAGGACGAGTTCAAACTGAAGGCTGACGAATCTGCCAACCACGATGAGCTATGA
- the LOC124467337 gene encoding cartilage-associated protein has protein sequence MAPSRYSTLLSLLVFTFSVSVVYSQYEQYSFRSFPRHELMPLDSAYKYALDQYTGEKWKETVDYLEVSLRLYRLLRDSEAFCNLNCSSVRLDNEEKFSEFPELRVFGNVMKRAQCLKRCKQGLPAFRQSMPSRDTVEEFERREPYKYLQFAYFKSDNLAKAVSAAHTFLLKHPDDEMMQRNMAYYKSIPGADEHLKDLETKSYETLFVRAVRAYNGDNYRTSVSDMELALRDFFKVFDECLAASEGSREIKDFKDFYPSIADHYTEVLERKVKCESELTPVVGGFVVEKFVATMYHYLQFAYYKLNDLKNAVPCVASYMLFDPSDEVMKNNVAYYQFHREKWGLEDEDFLPRAEALRYYNQTTMQLQMLEFSRQRLQGDDEGEVFEFLDEFLDHEQ, from the exons ATGGCACCCTCCAGATATTCCACTCTCTTGTCTCTACTTGTATTCACCTTTTCCGTTAGTGTAGTTTACTCTCAGTACGAACAATATAGTTTCAGAAGTTTTCCGAGGCATGAGCTTATGCCGTTAGACTCGGCGTATAAATACGCACTGGACCAATACACCGGAGAGAAGTGGAAGGAGACTGTAGATTACCTGGAGGTCTCTCTTAGGTTGTACCGGCTGCTCCGGGATAGTGAGGCCTTCTGTAACCTCAACTGCAGCTCTGTGCGGCTGGATAACGAGGAAAAGTTTTCGGAGTTCCCGGAGCTGCGTGTGTTCGGTAACGTGATGAAGAGGGCGCAATGTTTAAAACGCTGCAAACAGGGACTTCCAGCCTTCAGGCAGAGCATGCCCAGCCGGGACACCGTGGAAGAGTTCGAGCGACGGGAACCATATAAATACCTACAGTTTGCCTACTTCAAA TCTGATAACCTGGCCAAGGCTGTGTCCGCAGCCCACACTTTCCTGCTGAAGCACCCAGATGATGAGATGATGCAGAGGAACATGGCATATTACAAGAGCATACCCGGCGCTGACGAACACCTGAAAGACCTGGAAACAAAGTCATATGAG ACTCTGTTTGTGCGTGCGGTGAGAGCGTACAACGGGGACAACTACCGGACGTCCGTGTCCGACATGGAACTGGCTCTGAGGGACTTCTTCAAGGTGTTCGACGAGTGTCTGGCTGCTTCGGAGGGCTCCAGGGAGATCAAAGACTTCAAAGACTTCTACCCCTCCATCGCAG ATCACTACACTGAGGTGCTGGAGAGGAAGGTGAAGTGTGAGAGTGAGCTGACTCCTGTGGTCGGAGGATTTGTGGTTGAGAAGTTTGTGGCGACCATGTACCACTACCTACAGTTTGCATATTACAAGT TGAATGACCTGAAGAACGCAGTGCCCTGTGTGGCCAGCTACATGCTGTTTGACCCCAGTGATGAGGTCATGAAGAACAACGTGGCCTACTATCAGTTCCACAGGGAAAAATGGGGTCTTGAAGATGAAGACTTCCTGCCCAGAGCG gaGGCTTTGCGGTACTACAACCAGACGACTATGCAGCTACAGATGCTGGAGTTTTCTAGGCAACGCCTGCAAGGGGATGACGAG ggaGAAGTGTTCGAGTTTCTAGATGAGTTCCTGGATCACGAGCAGTAG
- the susd5 gene encoding protein starmaker, with translation MDEVAVWTTVCSNVGSALKAVDVKTENATEDTTHLHAFCVKDTGVPCGDPPSFPNTRLQGHTGFELGDELLYSCVPGHVMPSGHSVFSLLCDSCGEWYGLVQLCVKDGTEPHIDYEDKFTGDHHLAYEDLEDLSEDEQLEEAQGEVQEVVQEEVQEEAQGEVQEAAYVTEEEEHRSQEQQEASFSVEGGEDTEEEAGEEEAGEEEAGEEDGGEETAAPEEEGEERGGEEMSEMLGTVADAGVVTEAPVSLLSQKHLFWFPSEAFQEAGHPVPTQPPIIQTTPSDGDNRVKASGSETEDVKENDSQESHYKQPDDPFDDSHDELEDHDKEDLNSHEEIDHGVHDDHEHIDHDDHDDVVDVDHDDHDKHDDHDEHYKHSKHDDDHEKGGRYDDDDDQEKHYDMGEHEDDRDSVLYGSQGEHVVREDDHDDHDDHDHHDDHDNHDHHDNHDDHDHHDDHDNHDHHDDHDHHDDHDHHDDVTDDHSEEHSEEHSDHDSHPDDHDHSDDHDTSEDQDDHDEDSDHDRYDDHDDHDSHEDHDDHEHHVAPPVVMPTDDPQNVTQEGAGREQTASTEELWLDGYPVVPDETEKVGDSSTEEGPGSEEPEEELVVKGTDSPNEVEMSQPTAVTSFSQSPSQGAEEGWPELAHTTSPDHLTPSDPNTDDYTVAPGTDTWEDATTEHVHHFLDHGLRPTARDDDITGLEEERADGNMTQRAREGVDDGEVGEAACTDEDCPPPPPPSSGRGPTVAAIVVAVCAVAVAAVAGAWCYRRRQQKTSMYEMNGKGQSPSGQQIEMQQKV, from the exons ATGGATGAAGTTGCGGTCTG GACCACAGtgtgcagcaatgtgggcagtGCTCTGAAGGCTGTGGACGTGAAGACAGAGAACGCAACAGAGGacaccacacacctgcatgcCTTCTGCGTCAAAGACAcgg GCGTTCCATGTGGAGACCCCCCATCTTTCCCAAACACTCGTCTCCAGGGGCACACTGGGTTTGAGCTCGGCGACGAGCTGCTGTACTCGTGCGTGCCGGGTCATGTGATGCCCAGCGGGCACAGCGTCTTCAGTCTGCTGTGCGACAGCTGTGGGGAGTGGTACGGACTGGTACAGCTCTGTGTTAAAG ATGGAACAGAACCTCACATCGACTACGAGGACAAGTTCACAGGCGACCACCACCTCGCCTACGAAGACCTTGAGGACCTCTCCGAGGACGAGCAACTAGAGGAGGCGCAGGGGGAGGTGCAGGAggtggtgcaggaggaggtgcaggaggaggcgcAGGGGGAGGTGCAGGAGGCGGCCTACgtgacagaagaggaggagcacagGAGCCAGGAACAGCAGGAAGCAAGCTTCAgcgtggagggaggagaggacacggaggaggaggcaggagaggaggaggcaggagaggaggaggcaggagaggaggacggaggagaggagactgcAGCgccggaggaagagggagaagagagaggaggagaggagatgtct gagatgcTAGGGACGGTGGCGGATGCCGGGGTGGTGACTGAGGCGCcggtctctctgctctcccagaAACACCTGTTCTGGTTCCCCTCCGAGGCCTTCCAGGAGGCGGGACATCCTGTGCCCACCCAGCCGCCAATCATACAGACCACACCCTCTGAtggagacaaccgtgtcaaagCTTCAGGCAGTGAAACCGAGGATGTAAAAGAGAATGACAGCCAGGAAAGTCACTACAAGCAGCCAGATGACCCCTTTGATGACAGCCATGATGAACTTGAAGACCACGACAAAGAAGATCTCAATAGCCATGAAGAGATAGATCACGGTGTCCATGACGACCATGAACACATCGATCACGATGATCACGATGACGTTGTCGATGTCGACCATGACGATCATGACAAACACGACGATCACGACGAACACTACAAGCATAGTAAACACGACGACGACCATGAGAAGGGCGGTCGCTATGACGACGATGATGACCAAGAGAAGCACTATGACATGGGCGAACATGAAGATGACCGTGACAGTGTTCTCTATGGCAGCCAAGGGGAACACGTTGTCCGTGAGGACGACCATGACGACCATGATGACCATGATCACCATGACGACCATGACAACCatgatcaccatgacaaccatgACGACCATGATCACCATGACGACCATGACAACCATGATCACCATGATGACCATGATCACCATGATGACCATGATCACCATGATGACGTAACCGATGATCACTCGGAGGAACATTCAGAGGAACATTCAGACCATGACAGTCACCCGGACGATCATGATCACTCCGATGACCACGATACCAGCGAGGACCAAGATGACCATGACGAAGACAGTGACCACGACCGCTACGACGACCACGACGACCACGACAGTCACGAAGATCACGACGACCACGAACACCATGTGGCACCTCCGGTCGTCATGCCGACGGACGACCCACAGAACGTGACCCAggaaggagcagggagagaacaGACGGCCAGCACAGAGGAGTTGTGGCTGGATGGATATCCGGTCGTTCCGGACGAGACGGAGAAAGTGGGTGACAGCTCCACAGAGGAGGGGCCAGGATCAGAAGAACCGGAGGAGGAGCTTGTCGTCAAGGGGACAGACAGTCCCAATGAGGTAGAGATGAGCCAGCCCACCGCCGTCACCAGCTTCTCCCAGTCCCCCTCACAGGGAGCGGAGGAAGGCTGGCCTGAACTCGCCCACACCACCTCCCCTGACCATCTCACACCCTCCGACCCCAACACGGATGACTACACAGTGGCCCCTGGAACGGACACCTGGGAAGACGCCACCACCGAACACGTGCACCACTTCCTGGACCACGGCCTTCGACCCACGGCGCGGGATGATGACATcacggggctggaggaggagcgtgCTGATGGCAACATGACTCAAAGAGCCAGGGAGGGGGTCGAtgatggggaggtgggggaggcagCCTGTACGGACGAggactgtcctcctcctcctcccccgtcaTCGGGCCGCGGCCCCACGGTGGCGGCCATCGTGGTGGCGGTGTGTGCGGTAGCCGTGGCAGCCGTTGCCGGGGCGTGGTGTTACCGGAGGAGACAGCAGAAGACCTCGATGTACGAGATGAACGGGAAGGGGCAGAGTCCAAGTGGCCAGCAGATAGAGATGCAGCAGAAGGtctga